One Mycolicibacterium crocinum DNA window includes the following coding sequences:
- a CDS encoding phosphoketolase family protein, whose amino-acid sequence MDSISAETIDQLDGWWRAANYLSVGQIYLLDNPLLRTPLTREDVKPRLLGHWGTTPGLNFLYAHLNRAIKQREQSTVYVTGPGHGGPGLVANAYLDGTYTETYPDITQDTEGLRRLFRQFSFPGGIPSHVAPETPGSIHEGGELGYALSHAYGAAFDNPDLLVVAVVGDGEAETGALATSWHSNKFVNTARDGVVLPVLHLNGYKIANPTVLARIPDDELRSLMVGYGHEPYFFEVPDDGATDHTDAHRRFAALLDEVLDRIAEIKAQPGEERPAWPMIVFRTPKGWTGPAYIDGKKTTGSWRAHQVPLSNARDTPEHLQVLADWLASYRADELFDADGTLDPRIAALAPPGHLRMSDNPHANGGLLLKDLRLPDFRTFGVDVPAPGATVAEATRVLGQWLTEVIRLNPDNFRIFGPDETASNRLQAVFDVTDKQWNAEFFGPEVDEHLARAGRVMEMLSEHQCQGWLEGYLLTGRHGLFNCYEAFIHIVDSMFNQHAKWLKVTNHIPWRRPVASLNYLLSSHVWRQDHNGFSHQDPGFIDHVVNKRAEVVRVYLPPDANTLLSTYDHCLRSRQYVNVVVAGKQPHPNFLTMEQAIAHCTRGLGIWEWASNETVGEEPDVVIAAAGDVPTLEALAAVDLLRRHLPELKVRFVNVVDLMRLQDDTEHPHGLSSREFDMIFTADKPVLFAYHGYPWLIHRLTYRRSNDSRIHVRGYKEEGTTTTPFDMVMLNDLDRYHLVIDVIDRVPHLQSSCATLRQEMVDKRLAAREYTRAHGDDIPEVRDWVWPGAGGAQPGVSIDATAATGGDNE is encoded by the coding sequence ATGGACTCGATAAGCGCGGAGACCATTGACCAACTCGACGGCTGGTGGCGGGCAGCCAACTACCTTTCCGTCGGACAGATCTACCTGCTCGACAACCCGCTGCTGCGCACACCGCTGACCCGCGAGGACGTCAAACCCCGGCTGCTCGGCCACTGGGGCACCACGCCCGGACTGAACTTCCTCTACGCGCACCTCAACCGCGCGATCAAGCAGCGCGAGCAGTCGACGGTCTACGTCACCGGGCCCGGCCACGGCGGTCCCGGACTGGTGGCCAATGCCTACCTCGACGGCACCTACACCGAGACCTACCCCGACATCACCCAGGACACCGAGGGCCTGCGCCGGCTGTTCCGCCAGTTCTCCTTCCCCGGCGGCATTCCCTCACACGTCGCCCCGGAGACGCCCGGCTCGATCCATGAAGGCGGTGAACTGGGGTATGCGCTGTCGCACGCCTACGGCGCCGCGTTCGACAATCCCGATCTTCTGGTCGTCGCGGTGGTCGGCGACGGCGAAGCCGAGACCGGTGCGCTGGCAACCAGCTGGCATTCCAACAAGTTCGTCAACACCGCGCGCGATGGTGTGGTGCTGCCGGTCCTGCACCTCAACGGCTACAAGATCGCCAACCCCACTGTGCTGGCCCGCATCCCGGACGACGAATTACGGTCTCTGATGGTCGGATACGGCCACGAGCCGTACTTCTTCGAGGTGCCCGACGACGGGGCGACCGATCACACCGACGCCCACCGCCGGTTCGCCGCCCTGCTCGACGAGGTGCTCGACCGGATCGCCGAGATCAAAGCCCAGCCGGGCGAGGAGCGGCCGGCCTGGCCGATGATCGTGTTCCGCACCCCCAAGGGGTGGACCGGCCCGGCCTACATCGACGGCAAGAAAACCACCGGATCGTGGCGCGCACACCAGGTTCCGCTGTCCAACGCCCGCGATACCCCCGAACACCTGCAGGTGCTGGCCGACTGGCTGGCGTCCTATCGCGCCGACGAACTGTTCGACGCCGACGGCACGCTGGACCCGCGCATCGCTGCGCTGGCACCGCCCGGCCACCTGCGGATGAGCGACAACCCGCACGCCAACGGGGGCCTGCTACTCAAGGATCTGCGGCTGCCGGACTTCCGCACCTTCGGCGTCGACGTTCCCGCACCGGGCGCCACCGTCGCCGAAGCCACCCGGGTACTCGGCCAGTGGCTGACCGAGGTGATCCGGCTGAACCCGGACAACTTCCGGATCTTCGGACCCGACGAGACCGCCTCCAACCGGTTGCAGGCCGTGTTCGACGTGACCGACAAGCAGTGGAACGCCGAGTTTTTCGGCCCCGAGGTCGACGAGCATCTGGCGCGCGCGGGCCGGGTGATGGAGATGCTGTCCGAACACCAATGCCAGGGCTGGCTCGAGGGCTACCTGTTGACCGGCAGACACGGGCTGTTCAACTGCTACGAAGCCTTCATCCACATCGTCGACTCGATGTTCAACCAGCACGCCAAGTGGCTGAAGGTCACCAACCACATTCCGTGGCGCCGCCCGGTCGCCAGCCTCAATTACCTTCTGTCCAGCCATGTTTGGCGTCAGGACCACAACGGCTTCTCCCATCAGGATCCCGGCTTCATCGACCACGTCGTCAACAAGCGGGCCGAGGTGGTGCGGGTGTATCTGCCTCCGGACGCCAACACGTTGCTCTCGACCTATGACCACTGCCTGCGGTCGCGCCAGTACGTCAACGTCGTGGTCGCCGGCAAGCAGCCGCACCCGAATTTCCTCACGATGGAGCAGGCGATCGCGCACTGCACCCGCGGTCTGGGGATCTGGGAATGGGCAAGTAATGAGACCGTCGGCGAAGAGCCCGACGTGGTGATCGCCGCCGCGGGTGACGTGCCGACGCTGGAGGCGCTGGCCGCCGTCGACCTGTTGCGCCGGCATCTGCCGGAGCTGAAGGTCCGCTTCGTCAACGTGGTGGACCTGATGCGGCTGCAGGACGACACCGAGCATCCGCACGGGTTGTCGAGCCGCGAGTTCGACATGATCTTCACCGCAGACAAGCCGGTCCTCTTCGCCTATCACGGCTACCCCTGGCTGATCCACCGGCTGACCTACCGCCGCAGCAACGACAGCCGAATCCACGTCCGTGGGTACAAGGAGGAAGGCACCACCACCACACCGTTCGACATGGTGATGCTCAACGACCTGGACCGCTACCACCTGGTCATCGACGTCATCGACCGCGTGCCGCACCTGCAGTCGAGCTGCGCGACGCTGCGCCAGGAGATGGTCGACAAGCGGCTGGCCGCCCGCGAGTACACCCGGGCCCACGGCGACGACATCCCCGAGGTGCGCGACTGGGTGTGGCCGGGTGCGGGCGGTGCGCAACCGGGTGTGTCGATCGACGCTACCGCCGCCACCGGAGGGGACAACGAATAG
- a CDS encoding CGNR zinc finger domain-containing protein codes for MVDWLGDTEGKPAPEPLSRVQALVNTLDLESGSDRLARADDAEPWLRSQGLLPPGDAVTPGELSDVREVREALRALLVHNAGGPAPPSQELHPLSRVADAATARVRLSADGAVEVAADADSLPGRLLSLLLIVSEAQRAGTWAKLKACGNEKCRWAFYDRSRNHGGTWCDMATCGNKLKNREFRARRRG; via the coding sequence ATGGTCGACTGGCTCGGGGATACCGAGGGCAAGCCGGCGCCCGAACCGCTTTCCCGCGTTCAGGCGCTGGTCAACACCCTCGATCTGGAGTCCGGGTCCGATCGGCTGGCACGTGCCGACGACGCCGAGCCGTGGCTGCGATCGCAAGGCTTGCTGCCGCCCGGTGACGCTGTCACCCCCGGTGAATTGAGCGACGTCCGCGAAGTCCGGGAGGCGTTGCGCGCGCTGCTGGTCCACAATGCGGGCGGCCCGGCCCCGCCCTCCCAGGAACTGCATCCCCTGAGCCGGGTCGCCGATGCGGCGACCGCGCGGGTGCGTCTCAGCGCGGACGGCGCGGTAGAGGTGGCCGCGGACGCCGATTCGCTGCCGGGGCGCCTGTTGTCGCTGCTGCTCATCGTCTCCGAGGCTCAGCGCGCCGGGACGTGGGCGAAGCTCAAGGCGTGCGGCAACGAGAAGTGCCGGTGGGCGTTCTACGACCGGTCCCGCAACCACGGGGGCACTTGGTGCGACATGGCGACGTGCGGCAACAAGCTCAAAAACCGGGAGTTCCGGGCACGGCGACGGGGCTAA
- a CDS encoding zinc-binding alcohol dehydrogenase family protein — protein MATSPTTMRAWRVRRPGPMRSHPLEWDGAAPIPQPGPGELLVAVLACGVCRTDLHVTEGDLAVHRPHVTPGHEVVGEVVGIGPGVDGDFATGDRVGIAWLRHTCGQCQYCLRGAENLCPNSRYTGWDADGGYADFATVPADFAHRLPAGYSDSELAPLLCAGIIGYRSLVRAELPPGGRLGLYGFGGSAHITAQVALAQGAEIHVMTRGADAQELALSLGAASAQGAADPPPVPLDAAIMFAPVGDLVLPALEALDRGGTLAIAGIHLSDIPALNYQRHLFQERQVRSVSSNTRADAREFLAFAGRHRIEVTTPEYPLDHADQALTDLVEGRIAGAAVLLP, from the coding sequence ATGGCGACCTCACCCACCACGATGCGCGCTTGGCGAGTACGTAGGCCCGGACCGATGCGCAGCCACCCACTGGAGTGGGACGGCGCCGCCCCGATCCCGCAGCCGGGGCCCGGCGAACTGTTGGTGGCGGTACTGGCCTGCGGCGTTTGCCGCACCGACCTGCACGTCACCGAGGGCGACCTGGCCGTGCACCGCCCGCACGTCACGCCCGGCCATGAGGTGGTCGGCGAGGTCGTCGGAATCGGGCCCGGCGTCGACGGGGACTTCGCCACCGGCGACCGGGTCGGGATCGCGTGGCTGCGCCACACCTGCGGACAGTGTCAGTACTGCCTGCGAGGCGCGGAGAACCTGTGCCCGAATTCCCGCTACACCGGCTGGGACGCCGATGGGGGATATGCCGATTTCGCTACCGTCCCAGCCGATTTCGCGCACCGGCTGCCCGCCGGATACTCCGACAGCGAGCTGGCGCCGCTGCTGTGCGCCGGAATCATCGGCTACCGGTCGCTGGTGCGGGCCGAGCTTCCGCCCGGCGGCCGGTTGGGGTTGTACGGATTCGGCGGCAGCGCGCACATCACCGCCCAGGTTGCCCTGGCGCAGGGCGCCGAAATCCATGTGATGACGCGCGGCGCCGACGCGCAGGAACTCGCGCTGAGCCTGGGTGCCGCCTCGGCGCAGGGAGCCGCCGACCCGCCGCCTGTCCCGCTGGACGCGGCGATCATGTTCGCCCCGGTCGGCGATCTCGTCCTGCCGGCCCTGGAGGCCCTCGATCGCGGCGGCACGCTGGCGATCGCGGGGATCCACCTCAGCGACATCCCGGCGCTGAACTATCAGCGCCATCTGTTCCAGGAGCGTCAGGTCCGATCGGTGTCGTCGAACACCCGCGCCGACGCCCGCGAGTTCCTGGCCTTCGCGGGCCGTCACCGCATCGAGGTCACCACACCGGAGTATCCGCTCGACCACGCAGATCAGGCGTTGACCGACCTCGTCGAGGGTCGGATCGCCGGTGCGGCGGTGCTGCTGCCTTAA
- a CDS encoding alanine and proline-rich secreted protein Apa: MTQPDSISRRPGLWTAFAVTAVTAATAVTIALPSTTAVADPATPTPTTAAPAAPPAAPPADPNAPAVPPPPPADPNAPPVAPPPPADPNAPPPPPADPNAPPPPPAPLEPGRIPNTSGGFSYLLPAGWVVSDASRLNYGQALLSKTTAPAENGQPAPTANDTSVILGRLDLKLFAGAEQDNSKAAIRLASDMGEFFMPFPGVRINQQSGALQAGDMPGYFSSYEVKFTDTTKPNGQIWAGVVGTAVPNAPRDQRNQRWFVVWLGTAKDPIDPAAAKALAESIRPYTAPPAPVADPNAPVADSNAPPPAAGGRIPLGVPVPVETPVPGMTPGQ, from the coding sequence ATGACGCAGCCGGACTCGATTTCGCGACGGCCGGGCCTTTGGACGGCGTTCGCGGTCACCGCGGTGACCGCCGCCACCGCCGTCACGATCGCCCTGCCGTCGACGACTGCCGTCGCGGATCCCGCGACGCCGACACCCACGACGGCGGCCCCCGCCGCCCCGCCGGCCGCGCCGCCGGCTGATCCCAACGCCCCGGCGGTGCCGCCACCGCCGCCCGCGGATCCGAATGCGCCGCCGGTGGCACCGCCGCCGCCGGCGGATCCCAACGCACCTCCGCCGCCGCCCGCGGATCCGAACGCCCCGCCGCCGCCTCCGGCGCCGCTGGAGCCGGGCCGCATCCCGAACACGTCCGGTGGCTTCAGCTACCTGCTGCCCGCGGGCTGGGTGGTCTCCGATGCGTCGCGGCTGAACTACGGCCAGGCACTGCTGAGCAAGACGACTGCGCCTGCCGAGAACGGTCAGCCCGCCCCGACTGCCAACGACACCAGCGTCATCCTCGGCCGGCTCGACTTGAAGCTGTTCGCCGGCGCCGAGCAGGACAACAGCAAGGCCGCGATCCGGCTGGCGTCGGACATGGGCGAGTTCTTCATGCCGTTCCCCGGCGTCCGGATCAACCAGCAGAGCGGGGCGTTGCAGGCCGGTGACATGCCGGGCTACTTCTCGTCCTACGAGGTGAAGTTCACCGACACCACCAAGCCCAACGGTCAGATCTGGGCGGGCGTCGTCGGCACTGCCGTCCCGAACGCGCCGCGCGATCAGCGCAACCAACGCTGGTTCGTGGTGTGGCTGGGCACCGCCAAGGATCCGATCGATCCGGCAGCCGCCAAGGCGCTGGCCGAGTCAATCCGGCCGTACACCGCGCCACCCGCGCCGGTGGCCGATCCCAATGCGCCGGTCGCGGACTCGAACGCGCCGCCGCCCGCCGCGGGTGGCCGGATCCCGCTCGGTGTCCCCGTCCCGGTGGAGACCCCGGTCCCGGGGATGACGCCCGGCCAATAG
- a CDS encoding GlsB/YeaQ/YmgE family stress response membrane protein: MDMVAATEFLARSTTLTSVGWIGYIIIGALAGWIAGKIVKGGGSGILMNILIGIVGALIGGFLLSFFLDTAAGGWWFTLFTAILGSVILLWIVGMVRRT, from the coding sequence ATGGACATGGTGGCAGCGACTGAATTCCTGGCCCGTTCGACGACGCTGACGAGCGTCGGCTGGATCGGCTACATCATCATCGGCGCGCTTGCCGGCTGGATCGCTGGCAAGATCGTCAAGGGCGGCGGTTCCGGCATCCTGATGAACATCTTGATCGGGATCGTCGGTGCGCTCATCGGTGGATTCCTGCTGAGCTTCTTCCTCGACACCGCCGCAGGCGGGTGGTGGTTCACCCTGTTCACCGCGATCCTCGGCTCGGTGATCCTGCTCTGGATCGTGGGGATGGTCCGGCGCACCTGA
- a CDS encoding CPBP family intramembrane glutamic endopeptidase, whose amino-acid sequence MSEHAAVAAHPHPHVSQLAALHHFRIYVDIGVVVVVLAMTNLLAHFTTPWANVAVVPAAAAGLLMLVRSRGLGWAELGLGREHWKSGALYALGAVLLVLTVIAVGALLPWTRPMFLNNHYATLSGALLASMIIIPLQTVIPEELAFRGVLHGALDRAWGFRGVAAAGSLLFGLWHVATSLGLTSSNVGFTRLFGGGFFGMLAGVVMAVLATGAAGFVFTWLRRRSGSLIAPIALHWSLNGLGALAAALVWHLST is encoded by the coding sequence ATGTCCGAGCACGCCGCAGTCGCCGCCCATCCGCATCCGCATGTGTCGCAGCTGGCTGCCCTGCACCACTTCCGCATCTACGTCGACATCGGCGTCGTTGTCGTCGTGCTCGCGATGACCAACCTGCTCGCCCACTTCACCACGCCGTGGGCGAACGTCGCGGTGGTGCCCGCCGCCGCGGCCGGCTTGCTGATGCTGGTGCGTTCCCGCGGATTGGGTTGGGCTGAACTGGGATTAGGCCGCGAACACTGGAAGTCCGGCGCCCTCTATGCGCTCGGCGCGGTGCTACTGGTGCTGACCGTGATCGCGGTTGGCGCCCTGCTGCCGTGGACCCGGCCGATGTTCCTGAACAACCACTACGCGACGCTGTCCGGCGCGCTGCTCGCCTCCATGATCATCATCCCGCTGCAGACCGTCATTCCCGAGGAGCTGGCGTTTCGCGGTGTCCTGCACGGCGCATTGGATCGCGCCTGGGGTTTCCGGGGCGTTGCCGCTGCGGGATCCTTGCTGTTCGGACTGTGGCACGTCGCCACCTCGCTGGGTCTGACCAGCAGCAATGTCGGCTTCACCCGGCTGTTCGGCGGGGGCTTTTTCGGCATGCTCGCCGGGGTCGTGATGGCGGTCCTGGCCACCGGCGCGGCCGGTTTCGTGTTCACCTGGCTGCGGCGACGCAGCGGCAGCCTGATCGCACCGATCGCGCTGCACTGGTCACTCAACGGCCTCGGTGCGCTGGCCGCCGCCCTGGTCTGGCACCTGTCGACTTAG